Part of the Odocoileus virginianus isolate 20LAN1187 ecotype Illinois chromosome 9, Ovbor_1.2, whole genome shotgun sequence genome, CCCCCTGCCCCTATGAAGTTCTCTTCTCAGCGttttgctccccccccccccccccccccccccattgccAGGGGCCTAGGGAACTCAGGCCTTACCTGCAGTTTTCCTGGAAGCGGCACTTCCCCTCCAGGAAGAACGGGCAGGGCTTCAGGGACTTGTGAGTGGGGTAGAGATAGAGCACGCGCACGCCCGGGGAGCCGTCGTCCGCCTCCTCGGTGCCCACGATCATGGCGTTGTGATACTCCAGGGTGCCCCAGGCACTGTAGTAGGGGGCGTTCACCTTTCTCCCACTCAGTGCTTCCCCGCCCTCCTCGTCCTCCCCCTCGTCCTCCTCCTGCCCAGGCTCCGTGGGTCCTGGCCCAGTCTCTCTCGAAGGAACAGTCTCCAGTTCTGCGCCGGGGGCTACTGGCACCTCCACCGTCTCCGCGATGGCATTCTGGAAAGCCAAAGGCTCAGCATCCTCCTGCTCTCCATCCAGCGCCGCCAGCAGCTTGCTCTTCCTGACCGACACCAGGCTGGCCTCAGTGAGCTCGATCAGCTCCTTCAGGTCCCCCTGCAGTTGGCGCAGGTCGGCCAGCTCCGAGGGATCCAGGCCAGCGCCCAGGGCCAGCTCCACCTGCTGCAGCTGCGCGTCGTAGGTCCGGAGGGCGGTCTGCAGGCTCTCCTCGTCCATCCTGCCAGGAGGGGCCGATTTCCCGGGCCTGCGGGGCTGGGTCCGTGGGTCCTCAGAGGGGAGTCGTGGGAGCCAGAGCTGCGGAGAAAAGAAGCCAGATAAGTCTGGGACCGACGGCCGCTGCAACGCCGGCACTGAGCGCTGGCCGACCGCAACCCTCGGTGGACAGCCTGAACAACCGTGAACAGCAGTCTCTTCGTTTAGACCAGGGGCGATTTCAAGCTCCGAGAGGAGGAGCCAAAGCTGGCCTTTGGGCGCTGGCCCCACGGCCTCGATTCCCTTCCAGGGAGCTGCCGTCAAGCTCTTCCGGGGTCTATGCGTCCAAGTCTAGTGTCCCCGGCCGGGCCCACCCCTGCGGCCTCGAGCCGCCCGTCTCCGCTCGGCCAGCAGCCTCGGGCCAAGGCCCCGTCGCCCAGACCCCCTCGCCCCGGCCAGGCCCTCCTCCGCGTGGTCTCCCGGCCGCCGCCACAGACGGCCAGCCGGCCTCACCGGCCAAAGCCGCCCGGGGTCCTGCTTCCGCCCTTGCAGCCCACAGGCGCTTCCGCCCGAGCGCCGCCGCCGGCGGAAGTATCTGGCGCGGGGGCTGCCGGGACGGCTCCGCTCCTCCCCAGCCGACCTGCGAGCATCCCGTCGGGCACCGCGCGGGGTTAGCGCGGGGTCGGTGGGTTAGGCGCGAGGCGGTTTCCCGGCTCGGCGGCTCGGCCGGGCGGTCGCAGGTATATCGAGGCGGGTGGGCGGAGCTGGGCTCAGGCTCGGCGACCGATCCGCAGTCTGTCCGCGCCGCCCGCCCGCCTCACGGCTGCTCGGGGCAATCACCAGCCCTGAGACGCCCCGCCTCTGAGAGGCGCTCGTGGAGGGCCGGGAGCGAAGCGGGCGTTGGTTAGCGAGACCCGAGGGAAGCAAAGCCTGAAGGAAGCCCGGGCGGGGGAGCGGCGAGAAGCGAGGCGGGACGGGCTGCCCTCTGCCTGAGAGCAGAGAGCCCTGGCCTGGCCGGAGTGGGAGTGTGGGCACCAGGAGCGCCGGGGCGATTCTGTAGCAGTTGCGGAGGCGAAGGCGAgcggagaggaggggaggggaggcggagTCAGGAAGGCCCTGGGCTCCAGCTGTGAGCGGCCGTGCGGGCAGCGGGACACTCTGTCCGCGGTGCGGGCCGGCTCGTTCGTGACCGATCTCGGGTGCCCAGGGCAGGATGTACACGCTGCTGTCGGGCCTATACAAGTACATGTTCCAGAAGGACGAGTACTGCGTCCTGATCCTGGGTCTGGACAACGCCGGGAAGACGGTGAGTGCGGCTCCGTGTCAGcgccaccccccactcccacagTCCTTTCGGTGTTTTTTTTAGCTGCGTGTTCTCCACCTAGACAGGCTCTGAACCCAGCTTAAAGTCATAGGGTAGTTACCACCAGCCGCTTTAAGAGGCAAACGTTGTTCTCTTTTGCCTTATTATAAGGGAATAAGCCCCAGGAGGAGTGTTTGAAAACTATTGCAATTCTTGTCTTACGCCTTTTTCTTTCTGCCCTTAGACCTTCTTGGAGCAGTCAAAGACCCGATTCAACAAGAACTACAAGGGGATGAGTCTGTCCAAAATCACTACCACCGTCGGCCTAAACAGTAAGGGTCCTTTGGGGGTGTGGGTTGGGGGCAGAACCCTGAGGATGCTGCAGTGTGCAAAGGCCATGGGTGAGGCCTCTGCTCCGGCTACCGTTGATTCCAGCATCGTGGAGCGCAGGTTCAGCCTGCTTCTCCCAGGAGAGCTGGGAGCTGGTGGGTAAGGGACCAAAACCGCAGCCTCACCTGTCTCTTCTCCGCAGTCGGCACTGTGGACGTGGGAAAGGCCCGCCTGATGTTCTGGGACttgggggggcaggaggagctGCAGTCTCTGTGGGACAAGGTAAGATGGGTGGGTGCCACGTCAGCTCCCTGGCACCATCTCTATCCGGGTGGTACCttgttctcttccttccttttctcagaAGGCCTAggattcctcttctttccttactCTTGGCAGCTTCTGTGACCCACTTGGTTCCTGAGGCTCACCCCTATCTCAGTTCCCCAGTCACACCCCCAAGAGCAGGGACACACTGGTTCCTTTAGGTTTAGAGATTTTGTTGCTTATCAGCACAAGATGAGACAAAGGATGCCTGAGGAGCAGGGAAGACACAATGCCTGTTTGGCTCTCAGCTTCAGCCCCGGGGCCCAAGTCTCCCCCCATGGGGTCCCACCTACTGAGGGGAGGATGTCCTCCAAGGCTCACGTCTCTTCTTTCGACCTGGGTTTGAAGCATTTTTGAGACCTCAGAATCAGAATCAGTCTTTCACTCAGCCTCTGTCAGGCACAGGGTCCAGCAGAGAGCATTGTGGAACgagcctcttcccctcccccacgcAGTGGACTGCCAGGGGCACAGACAGGCTCACCCAGCTCTAGGGGCACTGACTACCCCGGCACTTGCTGATGTCTAATGCCCTAGACTTGGTTTCTGGCTTGACCCCAGCAGGAGGTCCTTGGTCattttcccctccttctccccaaaGTGTCCCCCCTGTCCTGACCTCCAGCCAAGAGGACCCTTTCCATTCCATGGCCAGAAGATCATTGACAGGCCCTCTGTGACCATTTAAGTTGGACCAAGCCAGGGGCTGTTTGATCAAATCTCAGATCCACATGGGGACCTGACATTCTTTACAGGCCAGGGCCTCGGAGTAGCAGGGGCCAGGTGTGTCAGAGTTTAGCAGCTGGCAAGTGTTTTGGGGGATGAAGGCCTAGCCAGGGGCAGGGTCATCTTGGGCGCTGCCCCATGTCAGGCCAAGCTGGCTGGGACCCCGTCCCCTTGGCAGGTCACCATGGTGGACAGCTACGACATGCTCAGGTAGCTCTGGTGGGTCAGAGTGGGTCCTCCAGGAGCTAACAAGGGGCCCTGTGCTGGGCGCATTGCCTACCATGGCAGCCAGGACATGGGCAGTGAAGGTTCTCTGCTGCCCTTGCTCCTCTGGCTGGGGACTGGCTCTTCCTGAGGGGAAGCCAGCTTCGTGGTTGGTGGTGGCCCCCAGCTTCCACTTCTGCTCATGCCATGGTCTTGCCACTGCCTCCTCACGAGGACTAAGCCTGCCATCTCGGCAGGATGGGCCCTCGGTTTCTCACATGCTCCCCGACTCTGAGATGGAGTGGGTGCCCTGCCTCCTGCTGATGGCATCAAGTGCCCCTGCCAGGCCAGGGCTTTGCTGGCCTCTGGTGACTGGGCTGCACAGGGGTGACCATGTCCCCAACCATGTGAGTCACCAGGAGGGGTGTAAAGTGGGCCTTCTGCTCTCCCCTTGTTCTGAGACCATGTCCTGGGGCCTGTCCCTGCCCCTTTGCAGTCCGACACCATCTGGAGGACCTTCACTCCCACCTCCACTGCCTCACCTCCACCCAGCACCTCTGCTCGTGGCACGAGCTAGTACCTATAGGTCTCTGCACGTGCCAGCTTCAGGCCATGTCTGTGGACCCAGTGGACCCTCTGGCACCCTGCCACAGGGAGGACTTGTGGCCTCTGTCTCTCCAGGCTGCACCTGAGAGCCTCAGGACCTGGGCCTGGTGGGCACCGTGGGTTCACAGCTGCCATGGCTTCCTGGTCACCCCCCGCTGGTGGACCCAGCCCCCATCTGCTAGGGCCAAATCACACACTAGTTGAAGTTCTCCGCCACCACAGGGATCTGGGGCCCACAGTAGTGATTCCCTCATTGACTCGCTGCAAACCCCACAGTGCCCCTGTCTGCCTAGGAGGCCTGCACTGTTAGGCTGCAGCTCCTGGGTCCCGTATCAGCCAAGCAGGCCAGCCAGAGAGACCCCAGGTTTGGGGTTCATGGTTGGGCTGTGGACCAGGAGGCCACCCATGTTGGGGGATGTGCGGGTGTTCCCAGTTCCTGAGCTCCTGCTCAGGAGCCGGGGTGGAGACAAGGGGCAAGGATGCAGTCACCTGCTCCTGCAATGTGGGCATTTCTGTCCTCTGAACATCAAGACAGGTGGATGCACCAGGCCTTGCTTCATGTGTCTGTTTTCCCAGGCATGCTGCTGTTGACTCCCCATAGCTCTCCCTGTACCCTGGGCTCtggtgcttgtgtgtgtgtgtcggtgggggtggggtgggggggggtgggtctCTTGTGTGGTTCTGCTGCAGGAACCCAGGACCGGCTGGCCTGCTGGTGCCAGCCTACAGAGCTCCGAACTCCCTGGCATGGCTCTGTCATTGGCCCTGTTGTCCCATGCGGGGGTCAGAGCTGCCTTGAACATGTTGGAGGCCTTCTGTGGCCCCCTATTGGTATACCTACTGCCTTGCTGCCTGCACTGGGTCCCCTTACCCAGGTGTACAGAGACCCAGAGCCCCATCCTTCCTCCTCTGGCCACTCTCAGGCCAGGGGGTGTGGGTGGGTCTCAGCAGTGGATCCTGAAGTGGGGTTCAGAGCACAGCACCTGGGAAGTGGGTGAGGAAGGTGGCCACCCTGTCCCAGCAGGTCTGGGGTGTATCTGCACTCTGCCCCACCTCCAGGAAGCACCTTAAAAGGGTCTCCCAGCTGGGGGCTGCCCAGAGATGGCTGGGTGCCCGAGGCTCAGCACCTGGTTTTGCTCCTGCCCAGTACTATGCAGAGTGTCATGGTGTCATCTATGTCATCGACTCCACGGACGAGGAGCGGCTGTCTGAGTCCAAACAGGCGTTTGGTGGGTACAGCCAGCCAGGCTGGGGATGCGGGGAGTGGGAGGGTTCCGTCTGCACAGCCCCCATtccagagctgggctggggggAGGTTGGGCCACTCCAGGACAGGAGGGTGCCAGCCAAGTGCGTCCATGTGGGGTCAGCAGGGATGTGGGGACCTGTGTGGAGGCGGATGAAGGGCGCTCACTGCTGCCTCTCTGCCCGCCCCAGAGAAGATGGTCATAAGCGAGGCGCTGGACGGTGTCCCTATCCTGGTGCTGGCCAATAAGCAGGATGTTGAGGTGAGCCCCCGTGCCAAATGGGCTCCTGCTCCCGCCACATGGGGTATCTGTCCCAGGGGAGGGCTGCTGCCTTCCTCAGCCTGAGTGTGGCTGCCACAGGTGAAcagagcacccccaccccctgggttTTTCCTGCTGTGCTGGCACCTCTGCACCAGAGGCAGCAGTGCCCCATTCCTCTGCAGCCAGGGAACTCCTGCTGGGCAGACCCAGGTGAAGGTCTGGAAAGAAGGGCAGAAGCACCTCAGGGTGGGAGTCAGTGCTGACACCAACCTGTCTGCCGCCCTTGAGCACAGCAGCTGTACTGGCCCCACTCCATGAACCACTGGTGAGAGGTGGCATCTTGGCAGCCATCCACGTGGAGGAGGCCCTGAACAGGCAGGTGGTGTGTTCCTGTAGCATCTGGGTCGTGCTGCCAGGGTGTGTCTCCCTGGGGCTGCTCACCAGGCAGGTATCCTAGACAGTAGCCAGGAGGCACCTCCTGAAAGGTGCCATGCAGCTTCCCACCTGCCCTCTACCCCCACAGCTCTGGGAACTGCTCCAGGGGTAGAGGGTGAATAGGGTGGCAGGGCTGCCCCTCATGGCCTCACCTCCCCCAGACTTGCCTCTCCATCCCTGACATCAAGACTGCGTTCAGCGACTGTGCCTCCAAGATCGGCAGGCGGGATTGCCTGACCCAGGCCTGCTCGGCCCTCACTGGGTGAGTGGGGTTCACCCTGGGCATCGGGGGCCACGGCCAGCCCTGCCTCATGTCCATTGTCTCCACAGCAAGGGGGTGCGCGAGGGCATTGAGTGGATGGTGAAATGCGTCGTGCGGAATGTGCACCGGCCGCCGCGGCAACGGGACATCACGTAGGCACACCTGCCTGTGCGCCCACCGCTTGTCCTGAAGAGCTCCTGCCCGCTCCACACCACCAATCCTGGGGGCTGGGTCGGCTTTGCCTTTTGGTTCTCccatttgctttgtttcttctCTAAGACAAATTTTTCTGTGTCCAGAAAAGTGTAGGCATCCGGAAGCTTCTGCGAGGGGTGCTGGGGCCTTAGGGACGCCAGCCGGCCACCAGCAGAACTTATGACCATAGCAGGCCTAGACCTGCCCAAGGCCCAGGTTGAGGCCCCCACGGGCTACCTCTCCTTTTGGAGCTGCTGCCCCAGCAGGCCTGCCGGTTTGGCCCTGCATGGGACCTTGGTGGGGAGCTGCTTGGAAATAGGTTTTTTCAGAGCTGTGGGGCCTTCCATAGTCCTCAAGGCTGCTCTGTGCCTCATGCCTATGGAGGCAGCTATGACTGTCCTTGGCCTCTGCCCTCTGATCTTGGAGtcaggtggaggggtgggggttgCTGTCAtctgagggagacctgggcttgttGCAGTCCCTGTCCTGATGCAGCttcaggaggaggcagggagacctGCCTGGGAGGCTGTGAGCCCTACCCACTGGCCCAGCCACCTTGTTTTGATCTCCAGTGAAAATGGGAAAGCTAGGTGGTTGTGCTGGTAGTGGGCatctgctcccccctcccccccagcctGCCTGCCACGCACCCAGAATAACCTAGATACAAACTTGGGGTGTGAGGAAGGCCAGCAGGGTCCCAAGGAGCCCAGGCTAGTAGTCTGCTGGGCCTGTGCTCCCAGCTGGGTGGTGAGGGCTGGGGTTGCTCTCAGGTctgggccttttccagtcctgtgtctggGAGCAGAGGCCCTCCAGGCAAGGCTGGTCCTCAGGACCCTCCCACATGGCCCTTTTTGGAAGTTGGTGACACCCTGTGAGCCTAGCCGTGGGCAAAATAAAGAGTTGGAGTGGCTCCCATCCATCATTCTTCCGAGGCCCGGTGGCTTTATCTGCAGGTCAGGTTCCCCAGGCAGCTGGGGAGGAGATGCTGGGAAAAGGATGagtcagggctgggggtgggcaccAGCTGCAGGTGAGGTGACTCATTGAGGGGATGCTTTGACCTTGCCTCTCCCTGGGGCCCTTCCTGGAGGTCAGGCAGGAGCCTCCAGGGCTGGTGGGGGCTGCCGGGACTGGGAGTCCTAGGTTGATGAGTCAAGGCCTCATCTGAACCTGCCCCAGAAGGGAAAAGCGTCGTTTCCCAGAAAGCGAGTGGGACACACTGTCCTACCCAGAGGTCTTGGCTAGTCccttgctgggaaatcccttgCCTCTTTGAGGAGGGTGGAGCCTCAAAGAGGGGCAGCTTGAAGGACACTTCCTGGCACCTCAGGGCACACAGACTGGCGCTGACTCCTCTGACTTGGCCTTTTCCACAGTGGAGCCCTTTAACTCTGActcgccctccctccctccacacctCCTTAATCACTCAGCGAAACTTTGAGAGAGGGGTGTCACCCGCTGGCCTCTCCCGCGACCCTACCACCTGAGAGGGTCAGTCCCAGTGGGAGGGAAGGCAGTGGACAGGGCACTGCTGCTAGGCAGTGCGCCCAGGTGTGTCCCTCCCCGGGGTGCAGAGCGCTCACTGGCAGGCTGGACACTCGTTTACCAATCGGTTTTATGAGAAATAACCTTAGCGCTGCAGGGGCCGGTTCCGAAGCCGCCTTCGGTGCAGCACGAGGAGCTCGGATTACAGTGAACAAATACCAGAAAGGGTGCTCACCGCGCCCGAAGGAAGTGTTCGCGGATGCTGCGCTCCAGCCCAGGCAGTCTGGCCGCACGCAGCGCCCGCAGCAGCCGTACCCCCAGCGCCCCGGGCCGCGCTTCGCGGAGCTCCATGAGTTGCTGCCACAGCCTCCGTTGCAGCGCCGCGCGGCCCTCCCTCAGCGGTGGCGGAAGGCTCTGCGTCCCGGGATCCGCGAGCGCCTGCTGCAGCCGCTGCAGTCTCTTGAGGGAGATGTCCTGGAAAGCCATGAAGTCGACCACGGCGCGCTCACACTCCTCGGTCCCTGCGGGAAGGTGGAGCAAGGAGGTACTTAGTCAGGTGCCAGCGCCCCGGGAGAACAGGACCGTGGAGGGGTCTCCGCACGCTCATGAACGGCGAGGCGAGAGCCGTGCCAGAGGGTCCGAGGCGACCGCAGGAAACGTGTCGGACGAGGAGTGTGGCTCGTGGGCTGACGCTGAGAATGGGATGCGACGCTAAGGGGGCCCGCCACGGCTCGCTGCCGTGCCCTCCCGCGAACCGTTTAAACCCTCGAAGCCCATTTCCCAATGCCGGCGGGAAATGGCATCACCCGCCAGGGCTGAAACCCTCAGCCAGATAGTctcctggccccgcccccaccacgcTTCCGGAAGCCCTTCCCAGGAACCAGTTAATAAGCCCAgagcacccccaccccgccccctgctcACCCGGCGCCCCCGGCTCCAGTGGGCCGAGCAGGAAGCTCGTGCAGTTGGTGCACAGGGCGTCGTGGAACGGAGAGCCAGGCACATTGACGGCCAGGCCCAGGGCCGTGCAGTTGCGGTGGGGCTGACACCGCTCCGAGCTCGAGCTGCTGGCGGAGAAGGTGCCCGGGGGGCACGGTTGGCACTGCGTGTTCTGGCTGGGGGTGCCTAGGGATGAGACGGGGAGGCCGCGGTCAGGAGAGCCGAGTGGTCCCTGTTCGGCGGAGGGTCCGCCCCGCCCCTCACCCACCGGGAGCGGCCACGCCGGCGCCGGGCGGGCAGGGCGCGTGCTCCAGGCAGAAGCCGGCGTGCTCGAAGAAACCGGACCGACAGCGGCAGGCGCGGTTGTGGGTGGCCCCGCACGGCCGCGCCTCCTCCTCGCGCTCCCCGCAGATAACGTTGCAGTAGCGGCAGCGCTCCAGATAGTTCCAAAACTGCGTGTAGTGGCGCGGCGGGCAGGCGCCGCACGTGGTGGGGCTGTCCCGGCCGCAGGGTCGCTGCACAAAGGTGCCTGGGGGGCACTGGTCGCACACCAGCCACTCCCCCGTCTCTGCGTCCCGCCACGGGTAGGTGGGCACGCCTGCTACCGTCCCACGTGCCGCGAGCGCCAGCAGCAGGGCAGTCACCGGCAGAGCTTTCATGGTCTCGGTGGAGCTGCGGCGGCCTCTGGCCGCGTCCTATAAGGGTCGGTCTTGCTCCGCCCCGCGGAGCCCCGCCCGCCGAGGAGGAGGGGTCGGCGACCTAGGGACCTAGGCTTTGACTCCTCCCTCCAGAGCCAGTGCTAGGGTGGTCCTGTGACGGCCCCCAGCACAAACGGCAAAGAGCAGGGCCTGATGCCGTTACCAGGCCTGGCAACTGCGGGGTGGAAGGGTCAGCGGTTTCCCCTTTGGACAAAGCATGTGGAAGGGAGACTGCTCAgatgtccccttcctccctggaACCCTCACCCCTCCAACCAGCCCAGGACATGCAGACACGTCCAGCAGTGCAACAGCAACACGTCCAACAGCTTTATTGCATCTCTGTCCCTTGGTGAACAGCTGGTCCACCGAGGGCACCCCCCTACCCCAGAAGGGGCAAGGCTCCTTTTCTTCCTATGGGGGCTCTGCCCAGAGGCTGGCATCCACTCAAGTTCTGGGCAAGCACCTTCCAGTGGACCCACCCCAAACCCCAAGATGACCTCAGGGCCTCCCACAGGGGACCCAGATCCCACTGCCATCTCAGGGGCATCACCGCAGACACTGGACTGGCCTCCCTGTCAGGCAGGCTCTTTGACCCACCCCCAGCCAACAGGCAAGTGTCTAGGCAGTGCCCCAGGAGGGGCAGCCTCAGGGTCCACAGAGTGCCCAGAGGGGCTCCCTGTTCACTGGGGCTCTGGCCAGAAGACCTGCGCAAGGGTCTGCTTTCTCGTGGCAGCACGGCAGCCAGGGCACTTCCTAGAGACCTGTGGAGACAAAGGGCTGGACACACTGCCAGGAACCCCCTACCCCCAACCCTTCAGC contains:
- the ARFRP1 gene encoding ADP-ribosylation factor-related protein 1 isoform X1, with the translated sequence MYTLLSGLYKYMFQKDEYCVLILGLDNAGKTTFLEQSKTRFNKNYKGMSLSKITTTVGLNIGTVDVGKARLMFWDLGGQEELQSLWDKYYAECHGVIYVIDSTDEERLSESKQAFEKMVISEALDGVPILVLANKQDVETCLSIPDIKTAFSDCASKIGRRDCLTQACSALTGKGVREGIEWMVKCVVRNVHRPPRQRDIT
- the ARFRP1 gene encoding ADP-ribosylation factor-related protein 1 isoform X2 gives rise to the protein MYTLLSGLYKYMFQKDEYCVLILGLDNAGKTTFLEQSKTRFNKNYKGMSLSKITTTVGLNIGTVDVGKARLMFWDLGGQEELQSLWDKYYAECHGVIYVIDSTDEERLSESKQAFDGHKRGAGRCPYPGAGQ
- the TNFRSF6B gene encoding tumor necrosis factor receptor superfamily member 6B — its product is MKALPVTALLLALAARGTVAGVPTYPWRDAETGEWLVCDQCPPGTFVQRPCGRDSPTTCGACPPRHYTQFWNYLERCRYCNVICGEREEEARPCGATHNRACRCRSGFFEHAGFCLEHAPCPPGAGVAAPGTPSQNTQCQPCPPGTFSASSSSSERCQPHRNCTALGLAVNVPGSPFHDALCTNCTSFLLGPLEPGAPGTEECERAVVDFMAFQDISLKRLQRLQQALADPGTQSLPPPLREGRAALQRRLWQQLMELREARPGALGVRLLRALRAARLPGLERSIREHFLRAR